The proteins below come from a single Aegilops tauschii subsp. strangulata cultivar AL8/78 chromosome 6, Aet v6.0, whole genome shotgun sequence genomic window:
- the LOC109762596 gene encoding probable alkaline/neutral invertase F, whose product MVLSSTIAPQSKVTELTDDTKYDSLNLEQKKKAWPMERHRSAEVSQAILSKIGHDGFQLCHQPQIPEIVKGGCAPISSCDPSGEFTADSNGMHRHTITDAAWEALKQSIVYFKGQPIGTLAAIDKSQAELNYDQVFMRDFVPSALAFLMKGEPTIVKNFLVETARLQSREKMVDLFKLGQGVMPASFKVHHSHPTKKTETLLADFGEIAIGRVAPVDSGLWWIFLLRAYTKYTRDSSLAESPHCQRAMRLILKLWLSEGFDTSPALLCADGCSMIDRRMGIYGYPLEIQALFFMALRCALSLLKDSNDDFVYQITKRIKALSYHLHSYYWLDFQRLNDIYRYKTEEYSQTALNKFNVIPESIPDWIFDFMPSRGGYFIGNVSPARMDFRWFCLGNFIAILSCLATGEQAEAILDLVEERWEELIGEMPLKICYPAMENQEWQIVTGCDPKNTRWSYHNGGSWPVLLWLLVAVSVKLGRPHIARNAVELMERRLAKDDFPEYYDGKTGRYIGKQSRKFQTWSVAGYLVAKMLLDDPSNLRAVSLEDDGHIREPVLKRSNSCPGLHISH is encoded by the exons AGTGAGTCAAGCAATCTTATCTAAGATAGGGCATGATGGTTTTCAACTTTGTCATCAGCCCCAAATCCCGGAGATCGTTAAAGGTGGTTGTGCACCAATATCTTCATGTGATCCTTCTGGAGAATTCACTGCAGACAGCAATGGAATGCACAGGCACACAATCACAGATGCTGCTTGGGAAGCCCTAAAGCAATCAATAGTTTACTTCAAAGGTCAGCCAATTGGGACTCTTGCTGCAATAGACAAGTCTCAGGCAGAACTCAACTATGACCAG GTTTTCATGAGGGATTTCGTTCCTAGTGCCTTGGCTTTCTTGATGAAAGGGGAACCAACGATAGTGAAGAATTTCCTGGTAGAGACTGCTCGCCTTCAATCAAGAGAGAAGATGGTTGATCTTTTTAAGCTTGGACAGGGTGTGATGCCAGCAAGCTTCAAGGTGCACCATTCCCACCCTACGAAGAAGACTGAAACTCTGCTTGCTGATTTTGGTGAAATTGCTATCGGGCGAGTTGCTCCTGTGGATTCTGGCCTATGGTGGATTTTTCTTCTTCGTGCTTACACCAAATATACTAGGGACAGTTCTCTGGCTGAAAGTCCTCACTGCCAAAGGGCCATGCGCCTTATTCTCAAGCTATGGCTCTCTGAAGGGTTTGATACATCTCCAGCATTACTTTGCGCTGATGGTTGCTCCATGATAGACCGCAGAATG GGTATATACGGCTATCCGCTTGAAATCCAGGCACTCTTCTTCATGGCTCTGAGGTGCGCCTTGAGTTTGCTGAAAGACTCTAATGACGACTTTGTGTACCAAATAACAAAGAGGATCAAAGCTTTGAGCTACCATCTGCACAGTTACTACTGGCTCGACTTCCAAAGACTCAATGACATCTATCGCTACAAGACCGAAGAGTACTCGCAGACAGCTCTGAACAAGTTCAATGTGATCCCTGAATCGATCCCTGACTGGATATTTGACTTCATGCCTAGCCGTGGTGGCTACTTCATTGGAAATGTCAGCCCTGCAAGGATGGACTTCCGCTGGTTCTGCTTGGGCAACTTCATTGCGATCCTGTCATGTTTGGCAACTGGAGAACAAGCTGAGGCAATACTGGATCTCGTGGAGGAACGCTGGGAAGAGCTTATTGGAGAGATGCCCCTGAAGATCTGTTACCCTGCAATGGAAAACCAGGAATGGCAGATAGTCACTGGATGCGACCCAAAGAACACCAGATGGAGCTACCACAATGGAGGGTCGTGGCCAG TGCTGCTGTGGCTCCTGGTGGCGGTGAGCGTGAAGCTGGGGCGGCCCCACATCGCCCGCAACGCGGTGGAGCTGATGGAGAGGCGTCTGGCCAAGGACGACTTCCCCGAGTACTACGACGGCAAGACGGGGCGGTACATCGGGAAGCAGTCGCGCAAGTTCCAGACGTGGTCGGTGGCGGGCTACCTGGTGGCCAAGATGCTGCTGGACGACCCCTCCAACCTCCGCGCCGTCTCCCTGGAGGACGACGGCCACATCCGGGAGCCCGTCCTCAAGCGCAGCAACTCCTGCCCGGGCCTGCACATATCACACTGA